A section of the Pseudanabaena mucicola str. Chao 1806 genome encodes:
- a CDS encoding ABC transporter ATP-binding protein: MIRLENIRKAYRLGEVDVPVLKGIDLEIQSGEYAAIMGMSGSGKSTLMNIIGCLDRPTKGKYYLEDRELTTYNDDELAYIRNRRIGFVFQQFNLLARSTALENVMLPMIYSNIPKEKRHRLAIEALTKVGLSDHLSNRPNQLSGGQQQRVAIARALANRPALILADEPTGALDTHTSHEVMNLLADLNEQGITIVLVTHEPDVAERTRRIIRIQDGLISR, encoded by the coding sequence ATGATTCGTTTAGAAAATATCCGCAAAGCCTACCGACTTGGTGAAGTTGATGTTCCCGTTCTCAAAGGTATTGATCTTGAAATTCAATCAGGGGAATATGCCGCCATCATGGGGATGTCAGGCTCAGGCAAATCCACCCTCATGAATATCATCGGCTGCCTCGATCGCCCGACTAAAGGGAAATACTATCTCGAAGATCGGGAGTTAACCACCTATAACGATGATGAACTCGCCTATATTCGCAACCGTCGCATTGGCTTTGTATTTCAGCAATTTAATCTGTTAGCGCGTTCAACTGCCCTTGAGAACGTAATGTTGCCGATGATTTATTCCAATATCCCTAAAGAAAAGCGTCATCGTCTAGCGATCGAAGCCTTAACCAAAGTGGGACTTAGCGATCACCTCTCCAATCGTCCCAACCAATTATCAGGCGGACAACAGCAACGGGTCGCGATCGCCCGTGCCTTAGCCAATCGACCAGCCTTAATTCTTGCCGACGAGCCAACGGGAGCCTTAGATACGCACACATCCCATGAGGTGATGAATTTGCTTGCTGACTTAAATGAACAAGGGATTACAATTGTTTTGGTGACTCACGAGCCAGATGTCGCTGAGCGAACTCGCCGCATTATTCGCATTCAAGATGGGTTAATTTCTAGATAA
- a CDS encoding F0F1 ATP synthase subunit B codes for MISNFVLLASEAGESSGISLNTDILETNVINLVIVLAFLVYAGRGFLGKILSSRLESIQSAIGDAEKRQSEASAKLAEQQNKLAQAQSEAEKLRQQAEVDAKHAADLILATVDADIARLHEAADQEIATEQERVIVQLRQQVAEKSLANVQAYFDRGLSEDTQIELIDRSIALLSSD; via the coding sequence ATGATTAGCAATTTCGTTTTACTTGCTAGCGAAGCAGGCGAGTCTTCAGGAATTAGTTTAAATACCGATATCCTTGAAACTAATGTAATTAACTTAGTAATTGTCCTAGCTTTTCTGGTATATGCGGGTCGCGGGTTTCTTGGCAAAATTCTCTCATCTCGTTTAGAGTCGATTCAATCGGCAATTGGTGATGCAGAGAAGCGTCAAAGCGAAGCTTCGGCTAAGCTTGCCGAACAGCAAAATAAATTGGCTCAAGCTCAGTCTGAAGCCGAAAAATTGCGCCAGCAGGCTGAAGTTGATGCGAAACATGCGGCAGATTTAATTTTAGCGACGGTTGATGCTGATATTGCACGTTTGCATGAAGCTGCCGATCAAGAAATTGCTACTGAGCAAGAACGTGTCATTGTGCAACTGCGTCAGCAAGTTGCTGAGAAATCTCTTGCCAATGTACAGGCTTATTTTGATCGCGGTTTGAGTGAAGATACGCAAATCGAGTTAATAGACCGTAGCATTGCCCTTTTGAGTTCCGACTAG
- the atpB gene encoding F0F1 ATP synthase subunit A, whose protein sequence is MIDSLIFSQQNSFAALEVGKHLYWQFGNLAVHAQVLIVSWIVMGVVIVAAIIGSSTAKADQRVPAGFQNFMEYALEYVQSIAKDQIGEKHYREWVPFVGSLFLFIFVSNWSGALIPWKLIKLPEGELSAPTGDINTTVALALLVSLAYFYGGLKKRGLEFFTRYVQASPFLLPLWVLEDFTKPLSLSFRLFGNILADELVVGVMVLLVPLFVPLPLMVLGLFTSAIQALIFSTLAASYIGEAMEGHGDEHHDH, encoded by the coding sequence ATGATCGATTCATTAATTTTTAGCCAACAAAACAGTTTTGCCGCATTAGAAGTGGGCAAACACCTTTATTGGCAGTTCGGTAACCTAGCGGTACACGCTCAAGTGTTAATCGTGAGTTGGATTGTAATGGGCGTAGTCATCGTTGCTGCAATCATTGGGTCCAGCACAGCCAAAGCTGACCAGCGCGTTCCCGCAGGTTTTCAAAACTTCATGGAATATGCTCTGGAGTATGTCCAGAGCATTGCCAAAGACCAAATCGGCGAGAAGCATTATAGAGAATGGGTACCATTTGTTGGTAGTCTGTTCTTGTTTATCTTCGTATCAAATTGGTCTGGAGCTCTAATTCCTTGGAAGCTAATCAAATTGCCAGAAGGTGAGCTTTCTGCCCCTACGGGTGATATTAACACCACTGTCGCATTGGCTCTGTTAGTCTCTCTAGCCTATTTCTACGGGGGATTGAAGAAACGCGGACTGGAATTCTTTACCAGATACGTTCAAGCGTCTCCGTTCCTTCTTCCTTTGTGGGTTCTAGAAGATTTCACAAAGCCCCTATCCCTCAGCTTCCGTCTTTTCGGAAACATCCTCGCTGATGAGCTAGTGGTAGGTGTTATGGTTCTGCTAGTACCTTTATTTGTTCCTCTGCCATTAATGGTTTTGGGACTATTTACCAGCGCTATCCAGGCACTGATTTTCTCAACCTTGGCAGCTTCTTACATTGGTGAAGCTATGGAAGGTCATGGAGATGAACATCACGATCATTAG
- a CDS encoding phospholipid scramblase-related protein, whose product MSTFLQALAQANAIYVRQKFEIAEIFGFETRNRYQIQTEDGQQFGYCAEPKVGFGDAIMRQFFGHWRVFNIVGTDMDNQQVFRAHHPFRWFFQRLDVFGAGDRPVGSLQQRFVWLNKKFDFLDTRGRVIMTMTSPFWKIWTFPIQKNGRDVSIIEKKWSGLSKEIFTDADNFRVRFTDGKLTADERLLLLAGAVFIDLLYFETKAS is encoded by the coding sequence ATGAGTACTTTCTTGCAAGCCCTTGCCCAAGCCAATGCTATTTACGTCCGACAAAAATTTGAAATTGCCGAAATATTTGGCTTTGAAACTCGCAACCGTTATCAAATTCAAACCGAAGATGGTCAACAGTTTGGATATTGTGCTGAACCGAAAGTAGGATTTGGGGATGCAATTATGCGTCAATTCTTTGGTCATTGGCGAGTATTTAATATCGTGGGAACCGATATGGATAATCAGCAGGTATTTCGTGCCCATCATCCATTCCGTTGGTTCTTTCAGCGACTTGATGTTTTTGGAGCAGGCGATCGTCCTGTGGGAAGCTTGCAACAAAGATTTGTGTGGCTTAATAAGAAATTTGATTTTCTCGACACCAGAGGCAGGGTAATCATGACCATGACTTCTCCCTTCTGGAAAATTTGGACATTTCCTATTCAGAAAAATGGTAGAGATGTATCCATAATTGAGAAAAAATGGTCAGGGCTTTCTAAAGAAATATTTACCGATGCTGATAACTTTAGAGTCCGCTTCACCGATGGTAAATTGACTGCTGACGAAAGATTGTTGTTATTGGCTGGTGCAGTATTTATCGATCTTTTATACTTTGAGACTAAAGCTTCTTAA
- the atpH gene encoding ATP synthase F1 subunit delta, which yields MKSNSVSQAVVAPYADALISLAQEQNSLDVIARDVRLIGDTLSDSGELSQLFSNPLVGANIKKGVIESVFGSQVSAFTKSFLLLLVDRKRIAFLNEVVQQFQALLRVIDGVALAEVTSAFQLSRVQEDSLRDRVKKLTGAKAVELSITINPDLIGGVIIKVGSQVVDASIRGQLRRIKSSLAAA from the coding sequence ATGAAATCTAACTCTGTTAGTCAAGCGGTTGTTGCTCCCTACGCCGATGCTTTGATCTCTTTGGCTCAAGAGCAAAATAGTCTCGATGTAATCGCGAGAGATGTGCGACTAATTGGCGATACTCTTAGTGATTCTGGTGAATTATCTCAACTATTCTCAAATCCCCTAGTTGGTGCAAATATCAAAAAGGGGGTAATTGAAAGTGTTTTTGGTTCACAAGTAAGTGCATTTACCAAAAGCTTTTTACTGCTCTTAGTTGATCGCAAACGTATAGCCTTTTTAAATGAGGTTGTTCAACAATTCCAAGCTTTATTGCGTGTGATTGATGGCGTTGCTCTTGCCGAAGTTACATCTGCATTTCAATTGAGCAGAGTACAAGAAGATTCCTTACGCGATCGCGTCAAAAAGTTGACTGGTGCTAAGGCAGTCGAACTTTCGATCACAATTAATCCAGACTTGATTGGTGGTGTCATCATTAAAGTTGGATCTCAGGTAGTAGATGCCAGCATTCGTGGACAACTGCGCCGTATTAAGAGCAGCTTAGCTGCTGCCTAG
- a CDS encoding M23 family metallopeptidase gives MRKSTLSTFTLATLLCFSTNNYVLVSSVYAATKSAISPDVNISQPSSPTPSQSAISPAPNRFEIKSSEIKTERNSPPIETRDSVQFNIETPSRVSSKTEVERSQPVEILLENRSTGCQAKASDLSGRNANLCAPEVTVGSQKQYYQNGNVIYAASSGETAVQVRRLTPEEIAAMSLPSNGDKQMLFPLIVPSTISSLFGTRVHPVTGQVRFHQGTDLAAAEGTPVVAAFSGRVEIAGWMGGYGLIVVISHGDTHETRYAHLSEILVKSGQEVKQGTVIGLVGSTGLATGPHLHFEIWQKMKDGLVAIDPTPQLMLAMEQLQKYLAQSPKSPSKA, from the coding sequence ATGCGAAAATCAACTCTTTCCACGTTTACCTTAGCAACCCTGCTGTGTTTCTCCACAAATAACTATGTTTTAGTTAGCTCAGTATATGCTGCTACTAAGTCGGCAATTTCTCCCGATGTAAATATTTCCCAGCCTTCCTCTCCAACACCGAGTCAATCTGCGATCTCGCCTGCTCCCAATCGCTTTGAAATTAAGAGCTCTGAAATTAAAACGGAACGGAATTCTCCCCCCATAGAAACCCGTGATTCTGTCCAATTCAATATTGAGACTCCATCAAGAGTTTCATCGAAAACAGAAGTAGAGCGATCACAACCTGTGGAAATTTTACTGGAAAATCGTTCCACTGGTTGCCAAGCGAAAGCTAGTGATCTTTCAGGGCGGAATGCTAATCTCTGCGCTCCCGAAGTTACTGTTGGTTCTCAGAAGCAGTATTATCAAAATGGAAATGTTATCTATGCTGCTTCCTCAGGAGAAACTGCTGTGCAGGTGCGTCGCCTGACTCCTGAAGAAATTGCTGCCATGAGCTTGCCTAGCAATGGCGATAAACAAATGCTGTTTCCATTAATTGTTCCATCAACAATTAGTTCTCTATTTGGTACTCGCGTACATCCTGTTACGGGGCAAGTTCGCTTTCACCAAGGAACTGATCTTGCGGCAGCCGAAGGTACGCCTGTGGTTGCCGCCTTTAGTGGTCGTGTCGAAATAGCAGGTTGGATGGGCGGATATGGCTTAATTGTGGTGATTTCCCACGGTGATACCCATGAAACTCGTTATGCTCACTTGTCTGAGATACTAGTCAAGTCTGGGCAAGAAGTAAAGCAGGGAACAGTGATTGGTTTAGTGGGAAGTACAGGTTTAGCAACAGGTCCGCACTTACATTTCGAGATTTGGCAAAAGATGAAGGATGGTCTCGTTGCGATCGATCCTACCCCTCAGTTGATGTTGGCAATGGAACAACTTCAAAAATATCTCGCTCAATCTCCAAAATCTCCTAGTAAGGCTTAA
- a CDS encoding biotin--[acetyl-CoA-carboxylase] ligase, whose translation MKFQIIRYEEIDSTNSEAWRLIDRRQASANTVIIAKRQTKGRGQRGHNWQSGLGGLFMSVILQPNLAASQAHQITLWTAWGIAKALNQTGANVKLKWLNDLLIDRRKLGGILTETRIEADKILYAVVGIGINWTNEVPDGAIALGELSTTLLSMDELIEVVLMGIEMGQTRCDHEGITSLLAEYLEMLSEHYVRKTIDGQELQGQIIDIRPTGELVVRWKDNLQDAIYQPQNFSVGYQ comes from the coding sequence TTGAAATTTCAAATCATCCGTTACGAAGAAATTGATTCAACCAATAGTGAGGCTTGGCGGCTCATTGATCGCCGTCAAGCTTCAGCAAATACCGTAATTATTGCCAAACGGCAAACTAAGGGGCGAGGACAACGCGGACATAATTGGCAGTCGGGTTTAGGTGGATTATTTATGTCCGTGATCTTGCAACCTAATTTAGCTGCCTCGCAAGCTCATCAAATTACACTATGGACGGCTTGGGGCATTGCCAAGGCACTGAATCAGACAGGGGCAAATGTAAAGCTAAAATGGCTCAATGATTTATTAATCGATCGCCGCAAGTTGGGGGGGATTCTCACTGAGACAAGGATTGAGGCGGACAAAATTCTCTATGCAGTGGTGGGAATTGGTATTAATTGGACTAATGAAGTTCCCGATGGCGCGATCGCCTTAGGTGAGTTGTCAACGACTTTATTAAGTATGGATGAATTGATCGAAGTGGTGCTAATGGGCATCGAAATGGGGCAAACTCGTTGCGATCACGAAGGGATCACCAGCCTTTTAGCGGAATATTTAGAGATGCTAAGCGAGCATTATGTGCGTAAAACGATTGATGGACAGGAACTTCAAGGGCAAATTATCGACATTAGACCAACAGGCGAACTGGTAGTAAGATGGAAGGACAACCTCCAAGATGCGATCTATCAGCCTCAAAACTTTTCTGTCGGCTATCAGTAG
- a CDS encoding S8 family serine peptidase, translating to MHRLGWFFGWISLNISINMLASPTSLALEKSADLQGIDARILQKTPLNLTGKNVFIGQVELSRPTRFAVDKISNKLLQVNRAIVQPYEVFFRDGKAIPNKNLDDHSAQVAAVIISQDKMRRGIAPEAKLLSSAYSQRRQDGQPEACLAAQYVARQYNSTVRAINFSFGELLSEDPRPKPLLDGNALLTLCVDWVANKYNTLPIVAGNQGKGGIPIPTDLYNGFTVGFTREVNGIYRQADRGNLIDEPFIDRNNNGKYDQGEVFGDLNKDGKWTTGVESPVDGRRSLALLAPGNNLKLPTLQSKFKNVNGSSFAAPHVVGTIALLHEYANRQIEAGNWSIDARRYELIKAVLINSADKIQDQGDGKILGMSKTILDAFGKTWVDTEAYASRTIPFSRHLGAGQLNAHRAFQQYQAGQQLPTNSQNNGLENIKVIGWDTNFVEVDKYQDYIFANSLEVDSYISATLTWNRQVKLNDKNGNGLFDLGESFTDKGFNKLELYLMRSLDTDISQSIWSSVSSVDNLQHFFIKIPSTDKYKLRVVFKSPQKNSPSQRYSLAWWAKNP from the coding sequence ATGCATAGATTAGGTTGGTTTTTCGGTTGGATTTCGCTCAATATTTCCATCAATATGTTGGCTAGCCCTACTAGTTTAGCCTTGGAAAAATCCGCCGATCTCCAAGGTATTGATGCACGTATCTTACAAAAAACACCCCTAAATCTCACAGGCAAAAATGTATTTATCGGACAAGTAGAACTTAGTCGCCCCACTCGTTTTGCGGTAGATAAAATCTCGAATAAACTCCTACAGGTGAATCGGGCGATCGTCCAGCCCTACGAAGTTTTTTTTCGTGATGGTAAAGCTATTCCCAATAAAAATCTTGACGATCACTCCGCCCAAGTCGCCGCTGTAATCATTAGCCAAGACAAAATGCGGCGTGGGATTGCCCCCGAGGCAAAGTTACTCTCCTCGGCATATTCTCAACGCCGTCAAGATGGACAGCCCGAAGCTTGCCTTGCGGCTCAGTACGTCGCCCGTCAATACAACAGTACCGTTCGCGCTATTAATTTCAGCTTTGGGGAACTTCTCAGCGAAGACCCGCGCCCAAAGCCTCTACTAGATGGTAATGCCCTGCTTACTCTCTGTGTTGATTGGGTAGCGAATAAATACAACACCTTGCCCATCGTCGCAGGCAATCAAGGCAAAGGGGGCATACCTATTCCCACGGATCTATATAACGGTTTTACAGTTGGCTTTACTCGCGAGGTTAATGGCATTTATCGACAAGCTGATCGCGGCAATCTCATTGATGAACCCTTCATTGATCGCAATAATAATGGTAAATACGATCAAGGAGAAGTATTCGGCGATCTGAATAAAGATGGTAAATGGACGACAGGTGTAGAAAGCCCCGTTGATGGCAGGCGATCGCTTGCACTTCTTGCCCCTGGAAATAACCTCAAGCTGCCTACTCTGCAAAGTAAATTTAAAAATGTCAATGGTTCTAGTTTCGCTGCGCCCCACGTAGTTGGCACGATTGCTCTTTTGCATGAATATGCCAATCGCCAGATTGAAGCGGGCAATTGGAGCATTGATGCACGTCGTTATGAACTGATCAAAGCAGTCTTGATCAACTCGGCGGATAAAATCCAAGATCAAGGGGATGGCAAAATTCTCGGTATGTCCAAAACCATTCTTGATGCATTTGGTAAAACATGGGTTGATACCGAAGCCTATGCTAGCCGCACAATCCCCTTTAGTCGTCACCTTGGCGCAGGACAACTCAATGCCCATCGTGCTTTTCAGCAATACCAAGCAGGGCAGCAATTGCCTACGAATTCTCAAAACAATGGCTTAGAAAATATCAAAGTGATCGGGTGGGACACCAATTTTGTCGAAGTGGACAAATATCAAGACTATATTTTTGCCAATTCTCTAGAAGTTGACAGCTATATCTCAGCAACTTTAACTTGGAACCGTCAGGTCAAGCTTAACGATAAAAATGGCAATGGTCTATTTGATCTTGGTGAAAGTTTTACTGATAAAGGTTTTAATAAACTTGAATTGTATTTAATGCGATCGCTAGATACCGATATTTCCCAAAGTATTTGGTCATCGGTTAGTTCAGTTGACAACCTACAGCATTTTTTCATTAAAATTCCTTCCACTGACAAATACAAACTCCGAGTTGTATTTAAGTCCCCCCAAAAAAATTCACCAAGCCAACGTTATAGTTTAGCTTGGTGGGCGAAAAATCCTTAA
- the atpA gene encoding F0F1 ATP synthase subunit alpha, producing MVSIRPDEISNIIKQQIANYNQELQVSNVGTVLQVGDGIARVYGLEQCMAGELLEFEDGTVGIALNLEEDNVGVVLMGEGRKIAEGSSVKATGRIAQIPVGEAFIGRVVDGLAQPIDGKGDIKSTETRLIESPAPGIIGRKSVFEPLQTGITAIDAMIPVGRGQRELIIGDRQTGKTSVAVDTIINQKGLDCICVYVAIGQKASTVANVVNKLRESGAMEYTIVVMASANDPATLQYLAPYTGAALAEYFMYKGKGTLIVYDDLSKQAQAYRQMALLLRRPPGREAYPGDVFYLHSRLLERAAKLSDELGGGSMTALPIIETQAGDVSAYIPTNVISITDGQIFLSSDLFNAGIRPAINPGISVSRVGSAAQIKAMKQVAGKIKLELAQYDDLVAFAQFASDLDKTTQAQLARGQRLREILKQPQYSPLPVWDQVAIIYTAINGYLDELEVEQVGAFNKGLRNYLATSKPKYSEIVKAEKTLTKDAEAILKEAIAEYKKTFLASV from the coding sequence ATGGTTAGCATCAGACCTGACGAAATAAGCAATATTATCAAGCAGCAAATTGCTAATTATAACCAAGAGCTGCAAGTTTCCAATGTTGGTACTGTCCTGCAAGTCGGTGACGGTATCGCTCGTGTCTATGGCTTGGAACAGTGCATGGCTGGCGAGTTGCTGGAATTTGAAGATGGTACTGTCGGCATTGCGCTGAACCTTGAAGAAGACAACGTTGGTGTTGTGTTGATGGGTGAAGGTCGCAAAATCGCCGAAGGTAGCTCTGTAAAGGCAACTGGTAGAATTGCACAGATTCCTGTAGGTGAAGCATTCATTGGTCGTGTTGTTGATGGTTTGGCTCAGCCTATTGATGGTAAGGGCGACATCAAATCAACCGAAACTCGTTTAATCGAATCTCCTGCTCCTGGAATTATTGGTCGTAAGTCTGTATTTGAACCTCTCCAAACTGGTATTACTGCGATCGACGCGATGATTCCTGTTGGTCGTGGTCAGCGCGAATTGATCATTGGTGACCGCCAAACAGGTAAGACATCCGTTGCAGTAGACACCATCATCAACCAAAAAGGTTTGGATTGTATATGCGTATATGTAGCGATCGGTCAGAAAGCTTCTACCGTTGCTAATGTAGTTAACAAGCTTCGTGAAAGCGGCGCAATGGAGTACACGATCGTCGTTATGGCAAGTGCCAACGATCCTGCTACCTTGCAATACCTCGCTCCTTACACTGGCGCAGCCTTGGCTGAGTATTTCATGTACAAAGGCAAAGGCACTTTGATCGTATATGATGACTTGTCCAAGCAAGCTCAAGCTTATCGTCAGATGGCTCTCTTGCTACGTCGTCCGCCAGGTCGTGAAGCCTATCCTGGAGACGTATTCTACTTACACTCTCGTTTGCTCGAACGTGCAGCGAAGTTGAGTGATGAACTCGGTGGTGGATCGATGACTGCATTGCCAATCATCGAAACCCAAGCTGGTGACGTATCGGCTTACATTCCTACCAACGTAATTTCGATTACCGACGGTCAAATCTTCTTGTCTTCTGACTTGTTTAATGCTGGTATTCGTCCTGCGATCAACCCTGGTATCTCGGTATCCCGTGTTGGTTCTGCGGCACAAATCAAGGCAATGAAACAGGTTGCAGGTAAGATCAAGCTCGAACTCGCTCAGTACGATGACCTCGTAGCTTTCGCTCAGTTCGCGTCTGATTTGGATAAAACCACTCAAGCACAGCTTGCTCGTGGTCAACGTCTTCGCGAAATTCTCAAGCAGCCTCAGTATTCGCCATTGCCCGTATGGGATCAAGTTGCGATTATCTACACTGCAATCAATGGCTATCTTGATGAACTCGAAGTTGAACAAGTTGGCGCATTCAACAAGGGGCTCCGTAACTACTTGGCAACCAGCAAGCCTAAGTATTCTGAAATCGTTAAGGCTGAGAAGACCTTAACTAAGGATGCTGAAGCAATCTTGAAGGAAGCAATCGCTGAATACAAGAAGACTTTCTTAGCCTCAGTATAG
- a CDS encoding ATP synthase subunit I, giving the protein MLTLASGLIIGLVVWCVYGQKIALSYFIGALFGAIYLRMLAKGVDRLGKQSKRLGYARFAVFVILIAIAAKSEQLQVLPAFFGFMTYKIAVIAILAQDLNK; this is encoded by the coding sequence ATGCTAACCCTTGCCTCTGGATTGATTATCGGTCTAGTGGTTTGGTGCGTGTATGGACAAAAAATCGCACTTAGCTATTTTATAGGTGCATTGTTTGGTGCTATCTATCTTAGAATGCTAGCTAAAGGAGTAGATCGGCTTGGCAAGCAATCCAAGCGTCTCGGTTATGCTCGATTTGCTGTGTTTGTCATTCTGATCGCGATCGCTGCCAAGTCAGAACAATTGCAGGTTTTGCCCGCTTTTTTTGGCTTTATGACCTACAAAATTGCTGTAATTGCGATTCTTGCTCAAGATTTGAACAAGTAA
- the atpE gene encoding ATP synthase F0 subunit C, producing MIDPVVASASVVAASIAVGLGAVGPGIGQGTAASRAVEGIARQPEAEGKIRGTLLLSFAFMEALTIYGLVIALILLFANPFA from the coding sequence ATGATTGATCCAGTAGTAGCATCAGCTTCTGTAGTCGCCGCTAGTATCGCTGTAGGTCTTGGCGCAGTTGGACCTGGTATCGGACAAGGTACTGCTGCTAGTCGTGCTGTTGAAGGTATTGCACGTCAGCCTGAAGCAGAAGGCAAGATCCGTGGTACTTTGCTTTTGAGCTTTGCGTTCATGGAAGCTCTTACCATTTATGGTCTAGTTATTGCTCTAATCTTACTTTTTGCCAACCCTTTTGCTTAA
- a CDS encoding sulfurtransferase, which yields MSHPHIVSANWLQEHLHDPQVIVVDCRFSLMDVALGRKQYQEAHIEGAYYLDLNQDLSSPLQKHGGRHPLPDFEQLAKKLSQIGVTSETTVVAYDDSRFAFASRLWWLLRYMGHERVALLDGGFAGWKSQSYATSSEFPQPRFGNLIHQLQTEWVVDIETVKVRKDLPEVVLVDSREGDRYRGEREPIDPIAGHIEGAVNYPWMEVTNDQGFVIANQSDRWKEVKNAKEVIVYCGSGVTACVNLLSLKLAGIETGKLYAGSWSDWCSYLE from the coding sequence ATGTCTCATCCTCACATTGTTTCTGCTAACTGGCTACAGGAACATCTCCATGATCCGCAGGTAATTGTGGTTGATTGTCGCTTTTCGCTAATGGATGTAGCTCTTGGGCGTAAGCAATATCAAGAGGCACATATTGAAGGAGCCTATTATCTCGATCTCAATCAGGATCTATCGAGTCCCCTGCAAAAACATGGCGGTAGACATCCTTTGCCAGATTTCGAGCAGCTAGCAAAAAAACTGTCACAAATCGGTGTCACCAGTGAAACAACCGTAGTTGCCTATGATGACTCGCGATTTGCCTTTGCCTCAAGGTTGTGGTGGCTATTGCGCTATATGGGACATGAGCGCGTAGCCCTTCTTGATGGTGGTTTCGCAGGGTGGAAATCCCAAAGTTATGCAACTAGTTCTGAATTTCCTCAACCTAGATTTGGGAATTTGATCCACCAATTGCAGACTGAATGGGTAGTGGATATCGAAACCGTAAAAGTACGTAAAGATTTGCCAGAAGTGGTTTTAGTCGATTCGCGAGAAGGCGATCGCTATCGGGGTGAACGCGAACCCATCGATCCGATCGCTGGTCATATCGAAGGTGCGGTTAACTATCCTTGGATGGAAGTTACTAACGATCAGGGATTTGTGATAGCTAATCAAAGCGATCGCTGGAAGGAAGTCAAAAATGCTAAGGAAGTAATTGTATATTGCGGTTCGGGTGTAACTGCTTGCGTAAATTTGTTATCTTTGAAATTAGCGGGAATTGAGACTGGTAAACTCTACGCAGGCAGTTGGAGCGATTGGTGTTCGTATTTAGAATAA
- a CDS encoding F0F1 ATP synthase subunit B', with protein sequence MILLNFVSNVLLAAEAVEQKGGLFDVNATLPIMAVQFIVFVAILNVIFFKPLTKAIDDRDDYIREQIITAKERLEKSELVVKQYEQELATARKATQNVLANAQVEANRIRKERIDAATAEARAKVASAKAEIEKQKQDATASLDAEVESLSRQVLEKLLGNLVRS encoded by the coding sequence ATGATACTTTTGAACTTTGTCTCAAATGTGCTGCTTGCTGCGGAAGCTGTTGAGCAGAAGGGTGGCTTATTTGATGTAAATGCTACTCTCCCGATAATGGCGGTACAGTTCATTGTTTTTGTAGCTATCCTTAACGTTATCTTCTTTAAGCCTCTAACCAAAGCGATCGATGATCGTGATGATTATATTAGAGAACAAATTATAACCGCGAAGGAACGGCTAGAGAAGTCAGAACTAGTTGTAAAGCAATATGAGCAAGAGCTAGCTACTGCTCGTAAGGCAACTCAGAACGTTTTAGCTAATGCTCAAGTTGAAGCAAACAGAATTCGTAAAGAACGTATTGATGCAGCTACGGCAGAAGCAAGAGCAAAAGTTGCTAGCGCTAAAGCTGAAATTGAAAAACAAAAGCAAGATGCCACCGCATCTTTAGATGCAGAAGTAGAATCACTCAGTCGCCAAGTTCTCGAAAAGCTACTAGGTAATTTAGTAAGATCCTAG